In the genome of bacterium, one region contains:
- a CDS encoding class I SAM-dependent methyltransferase produces MQFIKPEKVVAHMGLKAGNKVTDLGCGSGFYTLAAGKIVGNTGRVAAVDVQDSKLAATKSITIQSGLHNVEVYQADLEKPFDKVPHGAEDGVIAASILHEVKDRHALLKNAYALLRTGGKLLTVDWKDEHSPFGPSMEKRISEHDLRAELEQLGFRHTKDLNGDVYHYAMVFEKQ; encoded by the coding sequence ATGCAATTTATCAAACCAGAAAAAGTCGTCGCCCATATGGGCCTAAAAGCCGGCAACAAAGTCACCGACCTTGGCTGTGGCAGCGGCTTTTATACTTTGGCCGCCGGGAAGATTGTCGGCAACACCGGGCGCGTGGCAGCCGTGGATGTTCAGGATTCAAAATTGGCTGCAACTAAATCTATTACGATACAAAGCGGTTTGCATAATGTAGAAGTATACCAAGCAGATTTGGAAAAGCCTTTTGACAAGGTTCCCCATGGGGCAGAAGATGGCGTCATTGCCGCAAGTATTTTGCACGAAGTCAAAGACCGTCATGCTTTGCTAAAGAATGCTTATGCCTTGCTTAGAACCGGCGGCAAGCTGCTGACCGTCGACTGGAAAGATGAGCATAGCCCATTTGGTCCAAGCATGGAAAAGCGCATTTCTGAGCATGATCTTCGAGCCGAATTGGAGCAGCTGGGTTTTCGTCACACCAAAGACTTAAACGGCGATGTGTACCACTACGCCATGGTATTTGAAAAACAATAA
- the nusA gene encoding transcription termination/antitermination protein NusA — protein sequence MNEQLEQALAQIAEEKGISREEIIEMIEASLAAAFRKDFGEPGQNPVVEFNAEDLSAKIFDEKTVVPINQEEIEDQQKEISIELAQEWQKGAKAGDVIRQEITPKDGMEFGRIAAQTAKQVIIQKLREAERNMQFSDFKAKERTLINGVIQRVEGDTVLIDLGKAVGILFPSEQIRNEKYEVGQRFKVLILHVEPTSKGPKITLSRSHPDMVRKLFELEVPEIFNGTVEIKAVAREAGSRSKIAVTSTQEGIDPIGACVGQKGTRVQTVMGELGGEKIDIIEWSEDPVKFIANSLSPAKILNVQLNQEEQSAQVGVLEDQLSLAIGKSGQNVRLAARLTGWKIDIASEGGSAASQESGEAVEAEASEATEVSEAAEAGSYEEAGTAEETPLANTVEEDVAEEAASEEEVRA from the coding sequence ATGAACGAACAATTAGAACAAGCTTTGGCGCAAATTGCCGAAGAAAAAGGTATTTCCCGCGAAGAGATCATCGAAATGATCGAAGCCTCTTTGGCAGCAGCATTTCGTAAAGATTTCGGCGAACCAGGACAGAACCCTGTCGTGGAATTTAATGCAGAGGATTTGTCTGCCAAGATTTTCGACGAAAAAACTGTAGTGCCCATTAACCAGGAAGAAATAGAAGATCAGCAAAAGGAAATAAGCATCGAATTGGCCCAGGAATGGCAAAAGGGCGCTAAGGCCGGCGATGTAATTCGCCAGGAGATCACTCCAAAAGATGGCATGGAATTCGGCCGTATTGCTGCTCAGACTGCAAAGCAGGTTATTATCCAAAAATTACGCGAAGCAGAACGCAACATGCAGTTCTCTGACTTCAAAGCTAAAGAACGCACCCTCATTAATGGTGTAATCCAACGTGTCGAAGGCGACACGGTTTTAATCGATCTCGGAAAAGCTGTTGGTATTTTGTTCCCGTCCGAACAGATCCGCAACGAAAAGTATGAAGTCGGCCAGCGCTTTAAAGTTTTGATCCTTCATGTAGAGCCAACCAGCAAAGGTCCGAAGATTACTTTGTCGCGCAGCCATCCGGATATGGTCCGCAAGCTGTTCGAATTGGAAGTTCCAGAAATCTTTAACGGCACTGTCGAGATTAAAGCCGTTGCCCGCGAAGCCGGCAGCCGCAGTAAGATCGCAGTTACTTCTACCCAGGAAGGCATTGACCCAATCGGTGCCTGTGTTGGTCAAAAAGGAACCCGCGTGCAAACTGTTATGGGCGAGCTTGGCGGCGAGAAAATCGACATAATTGAATGGAGCGAAGACCCCGTAAAGTTTATTGCTAACTCTTTGTCTCCTGCCAAGATTTTAAACGTTCAGTTGAATCAGGAAGAACAGTCTGCTCAAGTTGGTGTACTCGAAGATCAATTGTCTTTGGCCATTGGCAAGAGCGGACAAAACGTTCGCCTGGCAGCTCGCTTAACAGGCTGGAAAATCGACATTGCTTCCGAAGGTGGCAGCGCAGCTAGTCAAGAAAGCGGCGAAGCTGTGGAAGCTGAAGCTTCCGAAGCTACTGAAGTTTCCGAAGCTGCTGAAGCCGGCAGCTACGAAGAAGCAGGTACTGCAGAAGAAACCCCCCTTGCTAATACTGTAGAAGAAGATGTAGCAGAAGAAGCAGCCAGCGAAGAAGAAGTTCGAGCATAA
- a CDS encoding GNAT family N-acetyltransferase: MGERGDIAQFDKSVEIPSTPIDSDGPMDIYEIRNEMGEPIGTFCLTLEGDEANIESVNIKEQFRGQGYGKMAYKKMIELLGPQNIKLVSDGNFLTEPPAKIWEGLVEEGKATKKRFWQNGKYESK; this comes from the coding sequence ATGGGAGAACGCGGCGACATTGCTCAGTTTGATAAGTCGGTAGAAATACCTTCGACTCCGATAGATTCTGACGGCCCCATGGATATTTACGAGATTCGCAACGAGATGGGTGAGCCGATCGGGACCTTTTGTTTAACCCTAGAAGGGGATGAAGCGAATATCGAATCGGTGAACATTAAGGAACAATTCCGCGGCCAGGGTTATGGAAAGATGGCTTACAAAAAGATGATTGAGCTTTTGGGCCCCCAGAATATAAAGCTGGTTTCGGATGGAAATTTTCTCACCGAGCCTCCGGCGAAGATTTGGGAAGGATTAGTAGAAGAAGGTAAGGCCACCAAAAAGCGTTTTTGGCAAAACGGAAAGTATGAGTCAAAATGA
- a CDS encoding YraN family protein: protein MNQDKTLGAWGENYAARLYIRQGYKLLTRNSFNHTGKQMGEIDLIVLGKNQIIFVEVKTRVSSKYGLPEEAVPAQKQARLLKVVTWFLARHSQYRNLQPRIDVCAILLSSAARALPASSLDKFVKYSKIITNAVELN, encoded by the coding sequence ATGAATCAGGATAAAACATTGGGCGCATGGGGCGAGAACTATGCAGCTCGTCTATATATTAGACAGGGGTATAAGCTGCTAACTCGCAACTCCTTTAATCACACCGGCAAGCAGATGGGTGAGATAGATTTAATCGTCTTAGGCAAAAACCAGATAATTTTTGTGGAAGTAAAAACTCGCGTGTCTAGCAAGTATGGCTTGCCAGAGGAGGCCGTGCCGGCGCAAAAGCAGGCCCGCTTATTAAAAGTGGTGACGTGGTTTTTGGCCCGCCATTCCCAATATCGAAATTTGCAGCCCCGCATCGATGTCTGCGCAATTTTATTAAGTTCTGCCGCCCGCGCCCTGCCTGCCTCCAGCCTTGACAAATTCGTAAAATATAGTAAAATAATTACAAATGCCGTAGAACTGAACTAG
- a CDS encoding YmdB family metallophosphoesterase, producing MAKILLIGDIMGRPGRQALAQVLPLWKQEHNPDVIIGNVENLTHGKGIIERHIEELNELGFDAYTSGNHVFDSGPRAEECFDKFDSITRPSNYVTLDAEGKTVPGHGFYRFSKNGQQYLVINLGGQTFFEKQFRGEIGNPFFAFDEVYSNQAQKDDIIIVDLHAEATSEKNAFAWHADGRATVVYGTHTHIPTADTKVLSQGTLLQTDLGMTGARDSVLGVRVENSLDVFLGRGKFKLEVPESGTAIANALLVELDGNKIVGFQRLQAEVPFEAEAA from the coding sequence ATGGCAAAGATTTTACTCATTGGAGATATTATGGGACGGCCTGGGCGCCAAGCGTTAGCCCAGGTTTTGCCATTGTGGAAGCAGGAACATAACCCAGATGTAATTATTGGCAATGTCGAAAACTTAACTCATGGCAAAGGCATCATCGAACGCCATATAGAAGAGCTGAATGAATTAGGTTTTGACGCTTACACTTCTGGCAATCATGTGTTCGACAGCGGACCGCGGGCGGAGGAGTGTTTTGATAAATTCGACAGCATTACGCGCCCTAGCAACTATGTTACTTTGGATGCGGAAGGAAAGACAGTTCCCGGTCATGGCTTTTACCGCTTTAGCAAAAATGGCCAACAGTACTTAGTTATCAATTTAGGGGGTCAGACATTTTTTGAAAAGCAATTCCGCGGTGAAATTGGCAATCCGTTTTTTGCCTTTGACGAAGTGTATTCTAACCAAGCCCAAAAAGATGATATAATCATTGTAGATTTGCATGCCGAAGCAACCAGCGAAAAGAACGCGTTTGCTTGGCATGCCGATGGCCGCGCCACGGTTGTCTACGGAACCCACACCCATATCCCGACCGCAGACACTAAAGTGCTATCGCAGGGAACGCTGCTGCAGACAGATCTGGGCATGACCGGAGCGCGGGATTCCGTGCTTGGAGTAAGGGTAGAAAATTCCTTAGATGTGTTTCTCGGCCGCGGCAAGTTCAAATTGGAAGTTCCGGAATCAGGAACCGCAATAGCCAACGCCCTGTTAGTCGAATTGGATGGAAATAAAATAGTCGGCTTTCAGAGGTTGCAAGCCGAAGTTCCGTTCGAGGCCGAAGCTGCATAA